TATTTTAGATTGCgtgaggcacaacccaaatatggacaTCCTCTCTCCTgcaaacccatttgcagaaaggaaaaagtctacttaaccccccacctttcatacttggtctacttcacccccaactatgaaaccgtctgttttaccccctgaactttctaaaaccgtctattttaccccctgggcggttttcagtAATGGTGGGTTtgaattttcttcttttttatttattttcggtgaatttttgaaaaatcatagtaaatcatagaaaaatctaattttattggactccatatgagtagatctacacagtgaatatataatacggtatgctttagtacatttttttactgtagccttagattaattggaaaatctaattttgtttgtaattaattggaataattcatagctgcagcttctatggtccaattgtggtgaaatttttatggtacgctaattattgtatgcttgaactatagtaaaaatttcgtactcattggactatgtagaacttagttatagataaaaatTACTGTAGCAGACACGATGTTACTGTAGCagaccgccgctgaaaaccgcccagggggtaaaatagacggttttagaaagttcaggaggtaaaacagacggtttcataattgaggggtgaagtagaccaagtatgaaaggtggggggttaagtagactttttcctttacagaaatgattcttttttttttggatcttgtcgttggagaagatgccgaatagttATTGAAACTCTTGCCTGTAGCGCTATCCAAAAGATGAATATGGCCTCTATTTTGGATGTCATTGAAGAGAGCCTTAGTACATAGCACTTCTTCCTGATCTCCCCGTCAACACCGGTGAGCACGCCGACATTTCCCATCTTGATCATTGACTCACTGAAGTCCTTGAAGAACACATCGCCGAAATTGCCTGTGGCGATGCGCTGGACGTACTCCCTGGTGGTGGCGTCGGTCAGGAGCGCAGCGTCAGACTGGAAGAGGCCCCTGCGCTTGGCAACGTGGCGATAGTAGCTGGTGTCGAAGGTCTTGTAGCTGCCGGGGTCCATCTCGGAAAGCGTGGCCTTGTCGTCGACGCTCCTGCAACGCGTCCTGAGCCGGCCGGCGTACTTGCTGTCGTGGGATAGGTCTGAACTGTAAGCGCTACTGAAGTTGTAGAGCCGGCCGGCGTAAGACGGGCAGTGCGCCGTGCCGAGGGTGTGGCCGCCGGAGAGGACAACTAGATCCTTGATATCGAGGCCTTTCGATGCAAAAATTTTGGTCAGCAGTGGTATGTCTCCGTAGGCCGGTGGCAGCTGGTCGGCCGCCTCAGTCGCACTGGACACCCTGCCGTCTCGCCTCCCGAGCGCCACCGGCCAGAAGGGGCCCCTGGCCAGCACGACGGCGTCGCGGGCCATGAGCGTGAGGACATCGGCGCAGGACACGGTGTTGGGGCAGGCGGCCTCGAGCTTGGCCTTCACCCTGTCCACGGAACCGAAGCCTCTCGAAGACTCTTGTTCGGCCTGGCGTCCTTCTCTGCCGTGTTACCATCGGTGGAGTTGAGCAGAACGGAGGCGTCACAACCCTGCAGTTAAATTTGAGTAGCATGCATTGGTTTTAATCAGTACTCTGCAGTGCACTACTACATGTCAATCAATGGGAATGTCAGTACACAAAGAGTGTACACGTTCAAGCAGTAGTAACGAAAATATGTTTGTAATGTAACAGAAAACACGCGACTTACCCTGACGAAGCAGTCATGGAAGTGAAGCCTGAGGAGTGGGCCAGCAAGGCTGGGTGCGGCGGAGATGATCTTCTCCATCTCGTCGCGGACAAGAGCCTCGACGTTCGGGCATGTTTTGCTGTAGTAGCCGACTTCCAGCTGAGCCAGTGCCAACGAGCTGCCGGCAAGAAGCAGGAGGACGAAAGGTAGCAGCAGCGCTGCACAAGACTTGGTAGCCATGGGAGCAATGAATCTTAGCCAATCAATTGCAACAAAGAATTGACGGGCTGATCATGTTTCAGAGAGAATTGGAACATCGACGGCGATCAACGGGGCCAGTTCATGTGCGTGTACACGGTAAACATGGCATTTTCTCATGGAGTTGTGGTATTCATTATTCTCTATGACCTTAAACCATTTTTGAAGGAAATGGAATAGATCTCCATTTTTGAAGGAAATGGAATAGATCTGGCATTCTGGATTTCCAACTAAGGGCTCGATCGGTTCTCCAGGAACCTTTCCCTAAAAAGATTCCAAGTGAAATGGTTAGCTAATCTTGTATAAGTTTGATGAAGCTCGAATAGTTCATAGCCTATTCCAGCCGAACAAGCCTTAAAGGTATGGTCACGCTGTAAGCTTATCAGACTCCGGTAAATTCGTTGGGTCTTACTGATACTTCTGATCTATCTTACATTTTTTTTCCAGGACGGCAAGAGTAGTTTTGCTAtattctcctacaactaaaaaggaGAAAGCGTCGATATTTTTTTTTgtgcgatatttgttttggttcgtctgtCTGCCCATgactgcgatcccacgacatctcccgcatgcTATTTTCCTTGATTAAATATTGTCTGTCATGCGATAGAtgaatcacggcaaaataggaagtagaaaattattgtgctatccatatatacATTGCATGTTTACATGCACCAGCATACGTGGCAACAagcaaaaggaaagaaaattaacacagaaggaaagagaattaagataaaaggaacatctttgcatttctgagaaccttaccaaatctgcctacatttaattacttctcctctttgcatttgcaaaagggacaactttttcctcctttcatttggtttcacgctcacgtgttccatcgcccttgcttgctgtttcttgctgaaattgcccttgggtctgttcattttgaatcCTTTCCCCATATCCCTATTCCCTAATCCATGGTCTATCACGACAGTAGACACCGGACAAtatttcttgcgtgaaccatagttgatgtcatctgtcttccatggctcagcctcccaatTCCAAGAGAAGGTCCATACCTCTCACTGACTGGAGATCTGGCatgccagaggatctcctcgagtccatcgggcagcgtcttgcgtcaggccacgacgcggcatccttccgatccgcttgctccctATGGCGCGTCGCCATCCCGTTCGCGACCTTCGGgctgctcctgctgctcccgttcgaccccgactcagaccgcgtcggcttctactgcgtctcggagaagaaggtcttgtccaagacgctgcccgatgtgcacggcaaggtggcgtgcggctcctcgtgtgggtggctggcgctcatggacgaggcggcgTCCGTGACGCTAGTGAATCCATTCGCCTGTGCCCGTGCCCCCCGCATTGAGCTCCCGCTAGCAGGCAAATACGTCGCGGCGACGTCCTCATCGGAAcacgtgtctagggtccacggccggtgggtcctccatcccaccaacggctacgggGACGCGGATGCCGCAAGCAGaaccatcaagctagaagacatgagggacatGTTCTTCCGTGAGATCATGCTCTCGGCGCCGCCTAACGCCGCCGGCCgtgagtgcgtggccatggccatgcttgggtgctccacggaggtcgcgttctgcctggttggagtcgacagcgcatggatGCTGCTCGACACTAAACTAGAAttctccgtggggtccatcgtccactgtCAAGACAAGTTTTTGGCAATtgactgcactggagaaatctccgtctgcagcagcaacgccgccggcgctactccaaccgcgacgctgctACCATCGCTATCGCCACCTGTGGGGCTCTGCCACCGTAGGTACctagaatcaaacggtgagctgcacattgtgggtgccatggtaaGCATGTTCtacgagacacagagcttcacctacagtagcgtgatctacaagtgcaacctccacgaccatACGCCGGAGTGGtctagggtgagggacatcggtgatcagacactattcatgtctaaacatttcaatgaaagttTCGGTAGAACAAGTGTATCtaagtacaaggagaacaaaatctacatgtctgagccattgtatggggatccatacaaCTTGGTCCATCGATTTGAGATCGTTGATATTACTAtcggcgcatccgaagtgaagccaatccaggaaaagatgcaaggttccgaggctctagattggattcgacccaatctctggaagggaggtacgttgatgttcttcaaaggtttattACTTCAAATACTCATATTAGGGCAAGCGCGGTTGGGATGTTTTTTGCTTCTGCACACAAATAGTGGCTAAAAGAATTCGATATATGTCACATTTAGTTATTACTATTTGTTCGTGAACTGAgttaattcaaacaaaaccttaaCTGACGTACATTATATGTACGAATGCAGCCAGTTCTCTCCTTTTATATtcaactaggtagcgtgcccgtgcgttgctacgggacaactaaatcttttgtactaaaaacacacggatcacacg
The nucleotide sequence above comes from Miscanthus floridulus cultivar M001 chromosome 18, ASM1932011v1, whole genome shotgun sequence. Encoded proteins:
- the LOC136523931 gene encoding uncharacterized protein; protein product: MDEAASVTLVNPFACARAPRIELPLAGKYVAATSSSEHVSRVHGRWVLHPTNGYGDADAASRTIKLEDMRDMFFREIMLSAPPNAAGRECVAMAMLGCSTEVAFCLVGVDSAWMLLDTKLEFSVGSIVHCQDKFLAIDCTGEISVCSSNAAGATPTATLLPSLSPPVGLCHRRYLESNGELHIVGAMVSMFYETQSFTYSSVIYKCNLHDHTPEWSRVRDIGDQTLFMSKHFNESFGRTSVSKYKENKIYMSEPLYGDPYNLVHRFEIVDITIGASEVKPIQEKMQGSEALDWIRPNLWKGGQGKQW